In the Deinococcus betulae genome, GCCGCTTGAGGGTCTCGGCCCAGTAGGCGAGCTTGCCCAGGTAAGGTGTGACGCGCTCGACCTGTTCCAGGTAAATCTCGTAGGGGCCGATGTTGTTGGGGTCAAGGTAGCTGGGAATGGTGTGGGCGCCGGTCTTGGGGCCAGCGTTGTTGGTGGGGTCCTGGGTGGCGGTCATGGGGAAGCCTCCTTCGGAGGGGAATAGGAAGTGGGGAGTGGACAAGCGAGGGCTGATGCTCTGGCTCTAGCTGTTCGCCATCTGCCATTGGCCTTCAGCCACCGGCGTTATGGATACACCCCACGCATGACCGTCGCGCTGTGCAGGCGGTTCAAGGCCAGCGCGTAGGCGGCGGTGCGCAGGTCGGTCTGACTGGCGCGCTGGGTGGCGAGCACGGCGTCTAAGGCGGCGTTCACGCGCAGGTCAATGGCCGCCAGAATCTCGTCTTCTAACCAGAAGAAGTTGCTGGCGTCCTGCACCCACTCCAGGTAATTGACAATCACGCCGCCGATGCTGGCAATCAGGTCGGGAATGACCTTGACGCCGTTCTCGATCAGGAACCGCTCGGCTTCGGGCAGCACGGCGCGGTTGGTGGCTTCTGCGACGTACCGGGCGCGAATGGCGTGGGCGTTGCCAGCATGAATGGTGCCGTAGTCGTAGGCCAGCATCAGCACGTCCACGTCCAGTTCGGTCACCTCATCCGGGGTGATGTCGGTGGCAAAGCCCGCCACGGTGCCCTTGTTCTCTCGCCACTCGGCCAGGGCGCCCAGATCCAGCCCCGCGCTGGCAAAGGTGGCGCCGTTCTGGTCGCTGACCGCAATGACCAGCGCGCCCTGCGCGGCCAGGGTCTGCGCGGCATTGCGGCCCACGTCGCCAAAGCCGTACACGGCCACGCGGGCGCGGCTTAGGCTCTCGCCGGCGGTGTCCAGCACGCGCGCGGTCACCAGGGCGGCGCTGCGGCCACGGGCGTCTTTGCTGCCGTAGCTGCCGCCCAGCGGAATGGGCTTGCCCACCACCACGCCGTTGCTGGTGGTGCCGGTGTTCTCGGCGTAGGTGTCGAGCATCCAGGCCATCATCTGGGCGTCGCTGCCCACGTCGGGGGCCAGGATGTCCTCGTTGTGGCCGATGAGTTCCACCAGTTCGCTGGTGTAGCGCCGGGTCAGGCCTTCCAGTTCGTGTGGGCTGAGAGACCCAGGGTCCACGTCCACGCCGCCCTTGGCCCCGCCCAGCGGCAGGTCGGCCACGGCGGTCTTCAGGGTGGTGATCGCCGCCAGGACCTCGCATTCGTGGGCGCTGACGCCCTCACGCAGGCGCACGCCGCCCATGCTGGGGCCACGCGAGGTGCTGTGAACGGTGCGGTAGCCCTTGAAGACGCGAATGCGGCCGTCGTCCATCCGCACCGGCAGATTGACGCTGACCGTCCGCTTGGGATACTTGAAATACGCGAGGGACTGGTCGGTGACCTCGCAGTGGGGCAGCGCCTGCTGGAGTTGCTCCATAAGGCCCTGCCAGTTGAGTCCTGATGCCCGCATGTAACAGTCTCCTTCCCTTCGGTGGGAACTTTGGGTGGGTGAAAGCTTGGCTGCTTTTGAAGCATACACGCCTCTGAAAAGACGCATAGACAGGTTGGGGGTGTTCCGTCTGGCCGTCCGGGCCGCCCCCGTTGTAGCGGGCGCGGGCACAGGGGTCAAGGCCGCCCAGGCGCGCTGTACACAGTTCAGGTATGAAGCGATTCCAGCCGTGCAGCTGCTGTGATCGCTCGGTTCAACCTTGCATGTGTAAAGCGCCCCAGCTCAGAGCAGAGGACAGCCATGTTCTGCCATGCGGGACGATCTGGTCAGTGGCTTCTTTCTCTCTCTCGTGTGGCCAAGTCCAGCAGGGCGGCTCTGGCGTCAGAGGGGGGGAGGGCAGAGAGGGCGTCGGCGGCCAGGCGGCTGCGGCGCGCAATCTCGGCGCGGGTGGCCTGGAGGGCGCCGCTCTGTTCGGCCAGCAGATGCACGCGCGCCACGTCACCCTGCTGGGCGGCGCGGCGCTCCAGCACTTCGCGCACTTCGGCGGCGTGGGGGCCGTCTAGCAGGTAGAGGGTCGGCGCGGTGGCTTTGCCCTCGCGCAGGTCGCCGCCGACGGGCTTGCCGGTGCGGCCCTCGTCGCCGGTCAGGTCCAGCAGGTCGTCTTGCATCTGAAAGGCCATCCCAAATTCGCGCCCGTAAGTGGCCAGGGCCTCGCGGTGGGCGGCGCTGGCCCCCAGCAGCGCGGCGGGGGCGGCGGTGGCCAGCTCGGTTAGGGCGGCGGTCTTGCCATGAATGACTTGCAGGTAGTGCTCCCAGGCGTAGTCCTGGTAGGCCGCGACTTGAAACTGCAGGACCTCGCCCTCGCAAATGACGCTGGCGGCCGTGCCGAACAGGCGCGTCAGTTCAGCGCTGGCCGGCAGGCCGGAGAGCAGCAGCAGCAGCCGCGAGAGCATGAAGTCGCCGCTCATGACGCTGACCACATTGCCAAAGCGCCGGAACGCCGCCTGATGTCCCCGGCGGGTGTCGGCGTCGTCAATCAGGTCGTCGTGCAGCAGCGACGCCGAGTGCAGCAGTTCGGCGCCCACCGCCAGGTCGCGCACGCCGGCCCAGTCGGGCTGGCCAGGATGGGCGCCCAGCGCCTGAGCGGCCAGGTAGGTCAGCAGGGGCCGCACCCGCTTGCCACCAGCGGCCACCAGGTCGTCGCCAATCAGCTCTATGAACTCCACGCGCGAACGCAGCACCTCGCGCAGCCGCGCCTCAAAGGCCGCGTCCGGCACGCCCAGGGCCACCACGCCAGTCATGGGGTTCAGTATAGAAAAGCGGCGGCGGGTAAAACGTACCGGCCCCACGGTGCTGCCCCAGATCTAAAGCAATTCCCCCGCTTTGTCCCTCGCAGGCCAGGAGGGCCGCGTGCTACAAAACAGGATATGGAAAGCGTCGTGGCTCTTTTCCGCGAACCTCAGCAGGCGCAGGGCGCCTTGCAGGCCCTGCAACAGCGCGGCTTTGACCGTGATCACCTGGGCTTTGCCCTGACCGACGTGGTGGCCGAAGACGATATTGCCCAGCAAACCGGCGTCAGCCCCGAAGCTGGCGCGCCCGGCGGCTCGGCCAGCGTGATCAAGGGCGCCCTGCTGGGCATCCTGGGCGGCCTGGCCCTGACGGTCCCCGTTTGGCTCATCCTCATTGTCTACCCGGTCACGCGCATCTATCAGGAAGGCGGGCTGTTTGGGGTGCTGTTCGGCGTTCTGGGCGGCGCCGGGCTGGGTGGTCTGTTCGGCGCCCTGGCCGGCAGTGACCACGGCGACTACGTGAAGCTGCTGCGCCGCATGGGCGTTCCCGCTGCACAGGCCGAGAAGTTTTACCAGGGGCTGCGGGGCGGGCACGTCATGGTGATTGCCCGTGACCCCAATGGTGCGCGCACCGATGAGGCGCTGAGCCTGATGAGAAAGTTTGGCGCGGTCAAGCTGGATGATGTGGTGGGCGGCGGGCAGCTGCAGAGTGAGCGTACGGGCAACAACGGCCACTAAGCAGCGTTGGCGAGGAGCTTCGGCCTGATTGGGTCGGGGCTTTTTTTTGATGGTGTTGAGTGGTGCGTTGGCCCCACCCCCCAGCCCCCTTCCCCAAAGGGGTAGGGGGAGCAATCGCTGCGCTCGGCAAGAGTTCCTACTGGCGTCGGCGAGCTTGCTCTTTACGTTTATGGGTCTGGCCTTGACGCCATCCTTCGACTTACCTCAAGGGCCTGCGCGCTCCGCGCACAATGGCCTCGCCTGGACCTGGGCGATACGGGGCAGGAAGCCCTGGTGCGGGCGAGAGATTCTACTTTTCAAAAGACCTGATGGTTGAGGCTTCCTCTCTGCTGTGAAGAACTTGTGAAGCTCCCGCGGGGTGCGGCGCTCAGGGCGAGCTTTTTTCGGCCCTGTCCCGCGCACGGCCTATGGATGTTCCAGCCTTTCCTACACTCCACATCCTATGACCTACACCCCCTTCACTCCGGCCATACCAGCGCAGGGTCCGCCGTGGTCAGCCAGGTGGTCGGCAGAGCTAAGTTTAATTCTGGCCCCTCAATCTTCTGCACAGGCACCACACCCACGCCGCTGCCGCAGATCCAGGCGCGGGTGATGCGGGGCAGGTCGGTCCTGTGGGCCAGGCGCGTGACGTGGGATCGCCCCGCCAGAGCCGCCGCCCGCGTGATGCTGGGCAGGCCGCCGGCGGGCACCACCAGCTCGCCGTCCAGTTCCAGCAGTGGTGCCGTCCGGCTGCCGTCCACAACGTGGCCGCCAGCGTCCTGCAGCCAGCCTTCAAAGGCGGGGGCCGCCTGCCTGGCCGCCAGACGGGCGGGCAGATAGTTGCCCGTCTTGTGGGCGGCCAGTTGAGGGTGAACCTGCACGTCCGTCAGGCGCACCGTCACGCCGGATGGGCGGGGGCCAGGGGTCAGGGTACGGTGGGACCAGAAGGTGCCGCCCTCGGTCACCGTGACGCGCAGCAGGCCCCAGGGAAGGGCGTCAAAGGTGGGCAGAACGTGGTCCGGCGCAGGCAGGCCCAGAAAGGCGCAGGTGCTACGCAGCCGGTCCAGGTGGGCGGGCCAGTGGAGCGCTGTGCCGTGCCGGGTCCGTACGGTCGTGAAGGCCGACGCCCCGTGCAGCCAGGCGGGCTGGTTCAGCTCGTCGGGCAGGGGCTTCATCGCCGGTGCGCCGCGCTGAGCCCCAGCCAGTTGCCCAGCAGGGTGCGTCCGGCGGGGCTCAGAACACTTTCGGGGTGAAACTGCACCCCCCAGGCGGGCTGGCCCGGCACTGCCAGCGCCATGACCTCGCCGTCCTCGCTGGTGGCGGTCACCAGGGCGGGGTCCAGGTCACGAACGACCAGCGAGTGGTAGCGCCCAAAGGCCGCGCCTTGCGGCACACCCGCAAACAGGCCGGCGCCGCTGTGGCGCGCGTACTCTGGGCGGCCATGTACCGGGGCGGCCCGCGCAATCTGCCCGCCCAGCACCTGCCCTAGCGCCTGATGCCCCAGGCACACGCCCAGCAGCGGCACGCCGACCTGCAGACAGGCGCGCGTCAGGGCCAGGGTACAGCCGCTGGTCTCGGGCGTCCCTGGTCCCGGCCCGACCAACACCGCGTCCGGCTGGCTGGCCAGGAGGTCGCGCGCCGCCTCATCCTGAGACCGCACGTCTACCTGCGCTCCCAGCGCCAGCAGGTCGTGGGCCAGGTTCCAGGTAAACGAGTCGCGGTTGTCCAGCAGCAGCACCCGCAGGCCGGTTGAGGTCTGGGCCGGGGGCGGCGCCCAGGGACGGCCTGGCACCGGCGGGGCCGGCGGCTGCGCTGGGCGGCCTGGCACGCCCGCCAGCACGCTCAGGAGGGCCTGGGCCTTGTGGACCGTTTCCTGGGCTTCGCGCGCCGGGTCGGCGTCGATGACGGTGCCGCCGCCCGCGCGCACCTCGACCGACCAGCTGCTGTCCGTGCGGGTAAACGCCGCCGTGCGAATCAGGATATTCAGGTCCACCGCCGCTCCGCTGACCAGGCCCAGGCC is a window encoding:
- a CDS encoding Glu/Leu/Phe/Val family dehydrogenase, coding for MRASGLNWQGLMEQLQQALPHCEVTDQSLAYFKYPKRTVSVNLPVRMDDGRIRVFKGYRTVHSTSRGPSMGGVRLREGVSAHECEVLAAITTLKTAVADLPLGGAKGGVDVDPGSLSPHELEGLTRRYTSELVELIGHNEDILAPDVGSDAQMMAWMLDTYAENTGTTSNGVVVGKPIPLGGSYGSKDARGRSAALVTARVLDTAGESLSRARVAVYGFGDVGRNAAQTLAAQGALVIAVSDQNGATFASAGLDLGALAEWRENKGTVAGFATDITPDEVTELDVDVLMLAYDYGTIHAGNAHAIRARYVAEATNRAVLPEAERFLIENGVKVIPDLIASIGGVIVNYLEWVQDASNFFWLEDEILAAIDLRVNAALDAVLATQRASQTDLRTAAYALALNRLHSATVMRGVYP
- a CDS encoding polyprenyl synthetase family protein, whose translation is MTGVVALGVPDAAFEARLREVLRSRVEFIELIGDDLVAAGGKRVRPLLTYLAAQALGAHPGQPDWAGVRDLAVGAELLHSASLLHDDLIDDADTRRGHQAAFRRFGNVVSVMSGDFMLSRLLLLLSGLPASAELTRLFGTAASVICEGEVLQFQVAAYQDYAWEHYLQVIHGKTAALTELATAAPAALLGASAAHREALATYGREFGMAFQMQDDLLDLTGDEGRTGKPVGGDLREGKATAPTLYLLDGPHAAEVREVLERRAAQQGDVARVHLLAEQSGALQATRAEIARRSRLAADALSALPPSDARAALLDLATRERERSH
- a CDS encoding general stress protein — translated: MESVVALFREPQQAQGALQALQQRGFDRDHLGFALTDVVAEDDIAQQTGVSPEAGAPGGSASVIKGALLGILGGLALTVPVWLILIVYPVTRIYQEGGLFGVLFGVLGGAGLGGLFGALAGSDHGDYVKLLRRMGVPAAQAEKFYQGLRGGHVMVIARDPNGARTDEALSLMRKFGAVKLDDVVGGGQLQSERTGNNGH
- a CDS encoding aminotransferase class IV translates to MKPLPDELNQPAWLHGASAFTTVRTRHGTALHWPAHLDRLRSTCAFLGLPAPDHVLPTFDALPWGLLRVTVTEGGTFWSHRTLTPGPRPSGVTVRLTDVQVHPQLAAHKTGNYLPARLAARQAAPAFEGWLQDAGGHVVDGSRTAPLLELDGELVVPAGGLPSITRAAALAGRSHVTRLAHRTDLPRITRAWICGSGVGVVPVQKIEGPELNLALPTTWLTTADPALVWPE